In the genome of Granulibacter bethesdensis CGDNIH1, one region contains:
- the phbB gene encoding acetoacetyl-CoA reductase, producing MARVALVTGGTRGIGASISKALQAQGHRVFANYLHNDVAALDFAEETGIETIRFDVADYSACEAAIAEIGARAGRVEILVNNAGITRDGTMARMTRDMWDSVLDTNLGACFNLCKLTFPGMREGGFGRIVNIGSINGQAGQYGQVNYAAAKSGIHGFTKALAQEGARYGITVNAIAPGYVDTEMVRAVPADVLEKIIARIPVGRLGRAEDVARGVCFLTDETADFITGSTLSINGGQHMY from the coding sequence ATGGCAAGAGTGGCGCTCGTAACAGGCGGTACCCGGGGCATCGGTGCGTCTATCAGCAAGGCCCTTCAGGCACAGGGTCATCGTGTTTTTGCGAATTATCTTCATAATGATGTGGCGGCACTCGATTTTGCGGAGGAAACCGGAATCGAGACCATCCGCTTTGATGTGGCCGATTACAGTGCCTGCGAGGCCGCCATTGCTGAGATCGGCGCAAGGGCGGGTCGGGTGGAAATTCTGGTGAACAATGCCGGGATCACAAGGGATGGCACCATGGCCCGTATGACGAGGGATATGTGGGATTCGGTGCTGGATACCAATCTCGGGGCCTGTTTCAACCTCTGCAAACTGACTTTTCCCGGCATGAGGGAGGGAGGATTCGGCCGGATCGTGAATATCGGCAGCATTAACGGTCAGGCGGGGCAGTATGGCCAGGTCAACTATGCGGCCGCAAAATCCGGCATTCATGGTTTTACGAAGGCGCTGGCTCAGGAGGGTGCGCGCTATGGCATCACGGTCAATGCCATCGCACCGGGTTATGTCGATACAGAGATGGTCCGTGCTGTTCCTGCCGATGTGTTGGAGAAGATCATAGCCCGTATCCCGGTCGGCCGGCTCGGGCGGGCGGAGGATGTGGCCCGTGGCGTATGCTTCCTGACCGACGAGACAGCAGATTTCATCACTGGCTCCACCCTGTCCATCAATGGCGGTCAGCACATGTATTGA
- a CDS encoding OprO/OprP family phosphate-selective porin produces the protein MVFSIAMRRALLAGVATACMSAPAMAQAQDSSGRIQELERQIRAVQMQQARQIQQLQAELRHMRTQVAIHAQKVEVAHQRAIAAATQAHAEAQKAHQEALVVHHDAEHITDAFSRLPPPPQGSPIGGPAFTQVEKGAPGVRVGFERGRPTLSAIDGRYAFAVGLALHYDMGGYIMPDPAPGTRPAVTRLTSFGTNLRRGRIPFMFRYGNVTANITPEFGSSVDGAAGLYEANLNYSGIQPFVFTLGYFQPRVTLEDSTSSNEFLFLERPSIVDIARNIAAGDARATAGGKANGKRWYAALYGTGSSYGSQMTETLSGNQTGGVVRVATRPIAAKDVDMHVGFSASKAFNLDDVNGNTTLRLRDRPEVRIANIRLIDTGSLSATSAYEYGPEFGFRYKNLLIQGEWIAIGVDQKPSGTLPRPSLGFGGGYASISYVLTGEVRQYDPSAAAFRGPSPVHNFDPSHGHWGAFELVARYSIADLNSNVTPGIAASVTGGTYGGRQAVFAAGVNWYLNRHFRFMLDYNYIDVDRMNSAGKVQIGQTLHSIVGRAQAAF, from the coding sequence ATGGTTTTTTCTATTGCGATGCGTCGTGCCTTGCTGGCAGGCGTCGCCACTGCCTGTATGTCGGCGCCTGCGATGGCGCAGGCTCAGGATTCTTCCGGCCGTATTCAGGAGCTGGAACGCCAGATCCGCGCTGTCCAGATGCAGCAGGCGCGTCAGATACAGCAATTGCAGGCTGAATTGCGCCATATGCGTACGCAGGTGGCAATCCATGCCCAGAAGGTCGAAGTTGCTCATCAGCGGGCTATTGCTGCCGCCACGCAGGCTCATGCGGAGGCCCAGAAGGCGCATCAGGAGGCGCTCGTCGTTCATCACGATGCCGAGCACATTACCGATGCTTTCTCCAGATTGCCGCCTCCGCCGCAGGGGTCGCCGATTGGTGGTCCGGCCTTCACGCAGGTTGAAAAAGGCGCCCCTGGGGTCCGTGTCGGGTTTGAGCGTGGCCGTCCCACTCTGTCGGCCATTGACGGTCGTTACGCCTTCGCCGTCGGTCTGGCGCTGCATTACGATATGGGCGGGTATATCATGCCCGATCCAGCCCCCGGCACGCGCCCGGCGGTGACACGTCTGACCTCATTCGGTACCAATCTGCGCCGTGGGCGTATCCCTTTCATGTTCCGGTATGGAAACGTAACCGCCAATATCACGCCGGAATTCGGCAGCTCGGTGGATGGTGCAGCAGGGCTTTATGAAGCCAACCTGAATTATTCCGGTATTCAGCCCTTTGTGTTCACGTTGGGTTACTTCCAGCCGCGGGTGACGCTGGAAGATTCCACCAGCTCCAACGAATTCCTGTTCCTGGAGCGCCCGTCTATTGTTGATATAGCCCGTAATATTGCTGCCGGTGATGCGCGTGCGACGGCGGGTGGCAAAGCCAATGGCAAGCGTTGGTATGCTGCACTGTATGGCACGGGTTCGAGCTATGGCTCCCAGATGACCGAAACCCTCAGCGGCAACCAGACGGGTGGTGTCGTGCGTGTGGCAACCCGGCCGATCGCCGCCAAAGATGTTGATATGCATGTCGGCTTTTCGGCCAGCAAGGCGTTCAACCTTGATGATGTGAATGGCAACACGACGCTTCGTCTGCGTGATCGACCGGAAGTCCGTATTGCCAATATCCGCTTGATCGACACGGGTAGTCTGTCCGCGACCAGTGCTTATGAATACGGACCTGAATTTGGTTTCCGCTATAAAAACCTGCTGATCCAGGGTGAATGGATTGCAATCGGAGTGGATCAGAAACCTTCAGGTACTCTGCCGAGACCGTCGCTTGGCTTTGGCGGTGGTTATGCCTCGATCAGCTATGTGCTGACGGGTGAGGTGCGGCAGTACGATCCCAGTGCAGCGGCCTTCCGTGGCCCCAGCCCGGTGCATAATTTTGATCCGTCGCATGGGCATTGGGGCGCGTTCGAACTGGTTGCACGCTACAGCATTGCCGATCTCAACAGCAATGTGACGCCGGGGATTGCGGCTTCCGTCACGGGCGGTACCTATGGTGGGCGTCAGGCGGTGTTTGCGGCAGGTGTCAATTGGTATCTGAACCGGCATTTCCGCTTCATGCTTGATTATAACTACATTGATGTTGATCGGATGAACTCCGCGGGCAAGGTTCAGATCGGCCAGACCCTGCATTCAATCGTCGGACGGGCACAGGCTGCGTTCTGA
- a CDS encoding cupin domain-containing protein, which produces MTGNILPGIDLRDTSLPAGTVISHLGLTPHPEGGFYRETWRAAASGPAEREAGTAILFLLAAGQRSHWHRVDASELWIWQAGAPLHLHLSEDGTSTTRLRIGPYLSQGETLQGVVRPHAWQAAESLGSWTLVSCIVAPAFRFEGFELAPPGWQPG; this is translated from the coding sequence GTGACCGGCAACATTCTGCCCGGGATTGATCTGCGCGACACTTCCCTCCCGGCCGGGACAGTGATCTCGCATCTTGGTCTTACCCCTCATCCGGAAGGCGGTTTTTACCGCGAAACCTGGCGTGCCGCAGCGTCAGGACCGGCAGAGAGAGAAGCCGGAACCGCGATCCTGTTCCTGCTGGCTGCCGGGCAACGCAGCCACTGGCACAGGGTGGACGCATCGGAGCTATGGATATGGCAGGCTGGTGCGCCGCTTCATCTGCATCTGTCAGAGGATGGGACATCCACCACACGCTTGCGGATCGGGCCTTATCTCAGTCAAGGCGAAACGCTTCAGGGTGTGGTCAGGCCGCATGCATGGCAGGCGGCGGAAAGTCTCGGAAGCTGGACTCTGGTCAGCTGCATCGTAGCCCCTGCTTTCCGGTTTGAGGGCTTCGAACTTGCCCCACCCGGTTGGCAACCGGGCTGA
- a CDS encoding glutathione S-transferase family protein, whose protein sequence is MKLFYSTLSPFARKVIACAIAREIDQQITLIPTSPHASPPELLAANPLSKIPTLLTSDGLAIYDSPVICEYLDSIPDGGMKLFPRPESPARWVVLRQQALADGIMDAAVLRRGEETRPGEEARDAVIERQRQAVLRGLDFLETALPHTLLDIGSISVACALGYLDLRFSHEDWRSDHPRLAQWFETISQEPALARSVPKPA, encoded by the coding sequence GTGAAACTGTTCTATTCCACACTCAGCCCGTTCGCACGCAAAGTCATCGCCTGTGCGATCGCGCGCGAAATTGATCAGCAAATCACTCTGATCCCAACCAGCCCCCATGCCTCACCGCCTGAACTGCTGGCCGCCAATCCCCTGTCCAAGATACCCACCCTGCTGACCAGTGACGGGTTGGCGATCTATGACAGCCCGGTGATCTGCGAGTATCTGGACAGCATCCCGGATGGCGGCATGAAGCTGTTTCCCCGTCCGGAAAGCCCGGCGCGGTGGGTTGTCCTGCGGCAACAGGCGCTGGCAGATGGTATCATGGATGCTGCAGTCCTGCGGCGTGGCGAGGAAACCCGCCCCGGAGAGGAAGCCCGTGATGCCGTCATTGAACGGCAGCGTCAGGCCGTGCTGCGCGGGCTGGATTTTCTGGAAACCGCGCTCCCCCATACCTTACTGGATATCGGCAGCATCTCGGTCGCCTGCGCACTGGGATATCTCGATCTGCGTTTCAGCCATGAGGACTGGCGTTCAGACCATCCGCGCCTCGCCCAATGGTTCGAGACCATTTCTCAGGAACCAGCCCTTGCCCGCAGCGTGCCAAAGCCCGCGTGA
- the gloB gene encoding hydroxyacylglutathione hydrolase, with product MTLALHPVPMRTDNYAWLVSDTESDLRAIIDPCEEQPALEALRQSGGHLALILLTHHHDDHIAAAAALRERTGALIAGAAADADRLPRLDHALHEGDRLPFGTLAEFQVINTPGHTRGHISYFMPQGPFLFCGDTLFSLGCGRLFEGTPEDMFKSLRKIATLPADTLIACGHEYTSANARFALHVDPDNAVLQRRTADVTRMRASGQPSLPVTLAQELATNPFLRASNPHALGELRQMKDRF from the coding sequence ATGACACTGGCACTCCATCCTGTTCCCATGCGCACCGACAACTATGCGTGGCTGGTCAGCGACACGGAAAGCGATCTCCGCGCGATCATTGATCCCTGCGAGGAACAGCCCGCACTGGAAGCACTTCGCCAGAGTGGCGGACATCTGGCTCTGATCCTGCTGACCCATCACCATGATGATCATATTGCCGCCGCCGCAGCCCTGCGGGAGCGGACCGGGGCCCTGATCGCCGGGGCCGCCGCAGATGCAGACAGGCTGCCCCGGCTGGATCATGCCCTGCATGAGGGCGACAGGCTGCCCTTCGGAACGCTGGCCGAATTCCAGGTGATCAACACGCCCGGCCACACACGGGGGCATATCTCCTATTTTATGCCGCAGGGACCGTTTCTGTTCTGCGGCGATACCCTGTTCAGCCTGGGATGCGGCCGCTTGTTCGAAGGCACGCCAGAGGACATGTTCAAGAGCCTGCGTAAAATCGCTACTCTACCAGCCGATACGCTGATAGCATGTGGCCACGAATATACGTCCGCCAATGCCCGTTTTGCCCTGCATGTCGATCCGGACAACGCAGTCTTGCAGCGACGAACCGCCGATGTCACACGGATGAGGGCGTCAGGGCAGCCATCCCTGCCCGTTACTCTGGCGCAGGAACTGGCGACCAACCCGTTTCTCCGGGCCTCAAACCCCCATGCCCTTGGTGAGTTGAGGCAGATGAAAGACCGGTTCTGA
- a CDS encoding class I SAM-dependent methyltransferase translates to MEKLPDMQQAAAFYGTLAGEVVASLLRARLRLLWPGEECEGQTLLGLGHAAPYMRCWRSTAYRCVVGSLHPSAGQVWPPAGRTLSCDATPSALPFPDLSIDRIVLVHALEMTDHARALLREVWRILKDDGRLMVVAPNRTGLWAHLDTNPFGQGQPFSHGQIERLLAASLFRVERRDAALYMPPVFHSRALLRAAWLFESTGRHLIPGLAGVTISEAVKDVYAGVPLRPTIRKRLMVQDAAEHLVSQKAFTPVSHPSTTSDCGVASPDRSSVGNS, encoded by the coding sequence ATGGAAAAACTACCCGACATGCAGCAGGCCGCCGCGTTCTATGGCACTCTGGCGGGGGAGGTCGTGGCCAGTCTGCTGCGTGCAAGACTGCGTCTGTTATGGCCGGGCGAAGAATGCGAGGGCCAGACCTTGCTGGGTCTGGGCCATGCCGCCCCCTACATGCGATGCTGGCGCAGCACGGCGTATCGCTGTGTTGTCGGGTCTTTGCATCCTTCTGCCGGCCAGGTCTGGCCCCCTGCCGGTCGCACACTCAGTTGTGATGCGACTCCATCGGCATTACCGTTTCCGGATCTCAGTATCGACCGCATCGTGCTGGTTCATGCGCTGGAGATGACGGATCACGCACGCGCTCTGCTGCGGGAGGTATGGCGTATCCTGAAAGATGACGGACGGCTGATGGTGGTTGCACCGAACCGGACCGGGTTATGGGCGCATCTGGATACCAATCCGTTCGGGCAAGGGCAGCCATTTTCTCACGGCCAGATCGAGCGTCTGCTGGCTGCTTCCCTGTTCCGGGTGGAGCGAAGGGATGCCGCGCTGTATATGCCTCCCGTGTTTCATAGCCGTGCGCTTCTGCGTGCTGCATGGCTGTTTGAATCGACCGGCCGCCATCTGATACCCGGGCTTGCAGGCGTTACGATCAGTGAGGCCGTCAAGGATGTGTATGCGGGTGTGCCGCTGCGCCCGACCATCCGCAAGCGGTTGATGGTACAGGATGCGGCGGAGCATCTGGTATCACAGAAGGCATTTACACCTGTTTCTCACCCCTCTACGACTTCTGATTGTGGGGTAGCATCCCCGGATCGATCATCAGTCGGAAACTCATGA
- a CDS encoding autotransporter strand-loop-strand O-heptosyltransferase has product MTDISSSSAQDASASVPVSHIPASSTESAPTQQPAPEIKSPYPAVADIPTQEGPRGIRYDFNLGARVSLPERQEKPFIVCLRDIDTGNILFLSSGPATFINSAKRFFVRFRIEIWDSPDGGPASGKEPFFVHDYDARGRDILVQFPVGTLGDIMAWFPYAARFAEKHGCKLTCALSELIIPVLEKAYPHITFVTHDEMKEKKLAETFYATYSLGLFFDDVDCAWQPTDFRFVGLHRTAGYILGVDPEEEAPRLALPDESRPIPEPYVCIAVQSSTQSKYWNNPTGWRSVIAELKRAGYRVICIDQKAVHGVGLVWNHIPNGAEDETGNRPLTERARWLRHADFFVGLSSGLSWLAWAAGTPVVMISGFTHPTNEFHTPYRVHNWHTCNSCWNDASIRFDHHDFMWCPRQKDTPRQFECTRLISADYVIDKIRTIPAFQKQLARMEASAVVKKNETASHPKKLQKA; this is encoded by the coding sequence TTGACCGACATCTCTTCTTCTTCTGCACAGGACGCTTCTGCATCTGTTCCTGTTTCGCATATTCCAGCCTCCTCGACCGAATCTGCCCCGACACAGCAGCCTGCTCCTGAGATCAAATCACCTTATCCTGCAGTGGCTGATATTCCGACGCAGGAAGGGCCGCGCGGTATTCGTTATGATTTCAATCTCGGAGCACGGGTGTCACTCCCTGAACGTCAGGAGAAGCCGTTCATTGTCTGTCTGAGGGATATTGATACCGGGAACATCCTGTTCCTGTCCTCTGGGCCTGCGACATTCATCAATTCGGCAAAGCGGTTTTTCGTCCGCTTCCGGATCGAGATATGGGACTCTCCCGATGGCGGTCCGGCCAGTGGGAAGGAGCCGTTTTTTGTGCATGATTACGATGCACGGGGCCGTGATATCCTGGTCCAGTTTCCGGTCGGCACGCTCGGCGATATCATGGCGTGGTTTCCCTATGCTGCCCGCTTTGCCGAGAAGCATGGCTGCAAGCTGACCTGCGCCCTGTCGGAACTCATCATTCCGGTTCTGGAAAAAGCCTACCCGCATATCACCTTCGTCACGCATGACGAGATGAAGGAAAAGAAGCTGGCGGAGACATTCTACGCCACATATTCGCTGGGTCTGTTCTTCGATGATGTCGACTGTGCCTGGCAGCCGACTGATTTCCGCTTTGTAGGACTGCATCGAACGGCGGGCTATATTCTTGGTGTGGATCCGGAAGAGGAAGCACCTCGTCTGGCGCTGCCGGATGAAAGCCGCCCGATTCCGGAGCCCTATGTCTGTATTGCTGTCCAGAGTTCGACCCAGTCGAAATACTGGAATAATCCGACCGGCTGGCGCAGCGTCATCGCTGAGTTAAAGCGGGCTGGCTACCGCGTGATCTGTATCGACCAGAAAGCCGTTCATGGAGTGGGTCTGGTCTGGAATCATATTCCCAACGGTGCGGAAGACGAAACCGGCAATCGCCCGCTGACGGAGCGCGCCCGCTGGCTGCGTCACGCGGATTTCTTCGTCGGTCTGAGTTCCGGCCTGTCCTGGCTGGCCTGGGCAGCCGGAACGCCAGTGGTCATGATCAGCGGCTTTACCCACCCGACCAATGAGTTTCACACGCCTTACCGTGTTCACAACTGGCATACCTGCAACAGTTGCTGGAACGATGCCAGTATTCGCTTTGATCATCACGATTTTATGTGGTGCCCTCGCCAGAAGGACACACCGCGTCAATTCGAATGTACCCGGCTGATTTCCGCGGATTATGTGATTGATAAGATCCGCACGATCCCGGCTTTTCAGAAGCAGCTGGCGCGGATGGAAGCCAGCGCAGTGGTCAAAAAGAATGAAACAGCCTCCCATCCGAAAAAACTTCAGAAAGCCTGA
- a CDS encoding nucleoside deaminase, translated as MQENCPPFLFRPGPGEAMERALKQARLAAAAAEVPVGAVVISPEGYLLAQAHNLTEANHDASAHAEMLAMREAAKRLGSTRLIGCDLYVTLEPCPMCAQAASHFRIRRIIFGAYDPKGGGIEHGARVLNASSCHHQPEIIGGVRETEAVALLRSFFQARR; from the coding sequence ATGCAGGAAAACTGTCCCCCTTTCCTGTTTCGCCCCGGTCCGGGTGAGGCCATGGAACGTGCTCTAAAACAGGCCCGTCTCGCCGCGGCCGCGGCGGAGGTGCCGGTCGGTGCCGTGGTGATCAGCCCGGAAGGATATCTGCTGGCGCAGGCGCATAATCTGACGGAGGCCAATCATGACGCCAGTGCGCATGCCGAAATGCTTGCCATGCGTGAAGCTGCAAAACGACTCGGCTCAACACGCTTGATAGGCTGTGATCTCTACGTGACGCTGGAGCCTTGCCCGATGTGTGCACAGGCGGCCAGCCATTTCCGCATCCGCAGGATCATTTTCGGCGCGTACGATCCAAAAGGGGGCGGCATCGAGCATGGTGCCAGAGTGCTCAATGCTTCCTCCTGCCATCACCAGCCGGAAATCATCGGCGGCGTGCGAGAGACAGAAGCAGTCGCTTTGCTGCGCAGCTTTTTTCAGGCTCGGCGGTAA
- a CDS encoding gamma-glutamyl-gamma-aminobutyrate hydrolase family protein: MNNTTRPLIGVTLDTEQPGGYSKYDWYALRANYAGAVIAAGGLPVALPHDPVLAEAYLERIDGLVVTGGAFDVDPALYGDGAMHETVTLKESRTASELALTRGALARNMPVLGICGGQQLLAVALGGTLIQHIPDSIENALEHEQPNPRHQPGHEVTILPGTLLHRIVGAEQMQVNSAHHQAVRAPGPHARTNAVAPDGVVEGIEDMRYRFCLGLQWHPEFLIDPGDTRIFAAFITACAS; encoded by the coding sequence ATGAACAATACGACTCGTCCCCTGATTGGCGTAACTCTGGATACCGAGCAACCTGGCGGGTATTCGAAATATGACTGGTACGCCTTGCGTGCAAATTATGCCGGCGCGGTCATTGCGGCTGGCGGTTTGCCGGTGGCATTGCCCCATGATCCGGTACTGGCTGAAGCCTATCTGGAGCGGATCGACGGTCTGGTGGTGACGGGCGGTGCTTTTGATGTCGATCCGGCGCTGTATGGCGACGGTGCAATGCATGAGACCGTTACTCTCAAGGAATCCCGCACGGCCTCTGAACTGGCCCTGACACGAGGGGCATTGGCGCGGAATATGCCGGTGCTCGGCATTTGTGGGGGGCAGCAATTGCTGGCTGTGGCGCTGGGTGGCACCCTGATTCAGCACATTCCCGATAGCATTGAAAACGCCCTGGAGCATGAGCAACCCAACCCGCGGCATCAGCCGGGGCATGAGGTCACAATCCTGCCCGGCACTCTGTTGCACAGGATTGTGGGGGCAGAGCAGATGCAGGTAAATTCCGCCCATCATCAGGCGGTTCGCGCGCCGGGGCCTCATGCACGTACCAACGCCGTTGCCCCGGATGGGGTGGTCGAGGGGATTGAGGATATGCGTTATCGCTTCTGTCTCGGCCTGCAATGGCATCCCGAATTTCTGATCGACCCCGGTGACACCCGTATTTTTGCGGCCTTCATCACGGCCTGCGCATCATGA
- a CDS encoding pseudouridine synthase, producing the protein MEDADSGTPRGERIAKWLARAGVASRRDAEKLVEDGRVRLNNQVVTHPATFVGSGDLVTVNGALVEAPDRTRLWRYHKTDGVMTTHRDPQGRPTVFEKLPSSMPRVVSVGRLDLNSEGLLLLTNDGMLARRLELPQTGWIRRYRVRVHGDVTQAMLDSLARGVTVEGVRYGSIEAGLDSSKGSNSWLTVSLKEGKNREIRKVMRHIGLHVTRLIRIAYGPFQLGQLGKGEVEEVTGKVLREQLPRD; encoded by the coding sequence ATGGAAGATGCTGATTCAGGGACGCCGCGTGGTGAGCGCATTGCGAAATGGCTGGCACGGGCGGGCGTGGCCAGCCGCCGTGACGCGGAAAAGCTGGTGGAAGATGGTCGGGTCCGCCTGAATAACCAGGTGGTAACCCATCCCGCGACATTTGTGGGGTCGGGCGATCTGGTCACCGTCAATGGCGCTTTGGTGGAGGCGCCGGATCGCACGCGGCTGTGGCGCTATCACAAGACTGATGGAGTGATGACTACCCATCGCGATCCGCAGGGCCGCCCGACCGTGTTCGAGAAGCTGCCTTCGAGCATGCCGCGTGTGGTGAGTGTGGGACGGCTTGATCTCAACAGCGAGGGTCTGTTGCTCCTCACCAATGATGGCATGCTGGCTCGCAGGCTGGAACTGCCGCAGACCGGTTGGATCAGACGCTATCGCGTGCGGGTGCATGGTGATGTGACGCAGGCGATGCTGGATAGTCTGGCGCGTGGCGTCACCGTGGAAGGTGTCCGTTATGGCTCGATCGAAGCCGGGCTGGACAGCAGCAAGGGCAGCAATTCCTGGCTGACTGTTTCCCTGAAGGAGGGGAAGAACCGTGAAATTCGTAAGGTCATGCGGCATATCGGGCTGCATGTGACGCGGCTGATCCGTATCGCTTACGGCCCGTTCCAGCTTGGTCAGCTTGGCAAAGGCGAGGTGGAGGAAGTAACCGGAAAGGTGCTGCGTGAGCAGCTTCCCCGCGATTAA
- the rsmD gene encoding 16S rRNA (guanine(966)-N(2))-methyltransferase RsmD, translating to MRIVAGQWRGRALIVPPGQATRPTADRVRQALFDMLLHAPWGGRSLLDGATVLDGFAGTGALGLEALSRGAKEAVLIERDPAALRALRANVTALGAGERARILAADMLAPPLASAACSLVFLDPPYRQDYVPKALSALRVKGWIAPDALIIAECAWDEVQPVEATGALLAEREHGAARIMIWRSVDSV from the coding sequence ATGAGGATCGTTGCCGGGCAATGGCGAGGCCGGGCGTTGATTGTCCCCCCCGGACAGGCGACCCGCCCGACGGCGGACCGGGTGCGGCAGGCTTTGTTCGATATGCTGCTCCATGCACCTTGGGGCGGACGTAGCCTGCTTGATGGCGCCACCGTGCTGGATGGATTTGCCGGTACCGGCGCGCTGGGGCTGGAGGCTTTGTCGCGCGGCGCGAAGGAGGCCGTGCTGATTGAGCGTGATCCTGCGGCACTCCGAGCCTTGCGGGCTAACGTCACTGCGCTGGGGGCAGGGGAGCGGGCAAGGATTCTGGCGGCCGATATGCTGGCCCCTCCTTTGGCGTCTGCGGCATGCAGCCTCGTTTTTCTTGATCCACCCTATCGTCAGGATTATGTGCCGAAGGCGCTATCGGCTTTGCGGGTGAAAGGCTGGATAGCACCCGATGCCCTGATCATCGCCGAATGTGCATGGGATGAGGTACAACCAGTCGAAGCGACCGGGGCGTTGCTGGCCGAACGGGAGCATGGTGCGGCCAGGATCATGATCTGGCGATCCGTTGACTCGGTCTGA
- a CDS encoding tRNA-binding protein, producing MSCYPDTISWDDFEKIDLRVGIIRSVERNEKARKPAYLLKIDLGDRGEKISSAQITDKYTQDDLIGMQVLCVCNLRPKLVAGVKSEVLVTGIYDDQHHVVLATFNHALKPGSRLR from the coding sequence ATGAGCTGTTACCCGGACACAATAAGCTGGGATGATTTTGAAAAAATAGATCTCAGGGTTGGAATTATCAGATCCGTAGAACGCAATGAAAAGGCCAGAAAACCGGCCTATCTTCTTAAGATCGATCTGGGGGATAGGGGAGAGAAAATTTCCAGTGCTCAAATTACGGATAAATACACACAAGACGATTTGATCGGGATGCAGGTACTATGCGTTTGTAATTTGCGCCCGAAACTGGTTGCCGGGGTTAAATCCGAAGTCCTGGTCACGGGTATTTATGATGATCAGCACCATGTTGTTTTGGCTACTTTCAATCATGCTTTGAAACCTGGAAGCAGACTCAGGTAG